The sequence AATTTTCCCCTTGATGTTCTCGTAGAACTCCAGCTCCGTCTGCAACAGATACGGTATCTCCTGTGGCAGATAGTCCAACAGTCGGGCCCGGACGCTCTGAATAATCATTTCCTCCGGATTTTGGTCAGTATTTTCATCAGCCAGATGCTCCCACTGACCGGGTTTCGCGAGAGAGtaaataaaattcataatttccttCAGTCCATCACCCGTGATCGCGGATACCATAAAAATCTCAGTAAAATGCGACCATCCCTCAtcaattttggatttgcatttagcTTCTGCATTTTGCGCCTCACTTTTCCTCTTTTTAAAGTTATAATTTTTTATGCTTTCCAACTGATTGTTGGTAACGTTTCTAACGACATCCAGAAGAACTCGTTTAGACTTGAGTGTgtcgattttattcaaaatgaGAAAACTAGGAATATGCGCATGGTCCTTCAGCACTTTCAGCAGGATAGGGTTTAGTGTATTTCTCGTCCAGCTATTGGACACGTCGTGCACTACTCCGATCAATTGAGAATTGTGTAGAGCATGACGGCATGCGCTGACGAAATTTGAACCAAGTTGATGCTTTTTGATCTCTCGCTCACCGACCAGACCCGGAGTGTCGAACAGAACCAACTGCGATTCTGCACGGTTTTGAATTGCTCGTGCGGTTTTACGTGTGGTGTGTACTTTCATTGATGTTGGAcagacctgtaaaattcaatttcatcattGAAGTTTATTTAATTTCATTAAATCAGTAAAACACGTTTACCCTATGTTCTATCAAATGATTGATGAGAGTACTTTTACCGGCGTTCGGTACCCCGATGATAGCCACTTTTATCAGCTTAGATTGACCGGCAGCATTAGCTTCAGTAAGCTCCTTTCCATCACAAACATTTTTCGATAGTTTTGTACTATATCTATTTAATTGATTCAAACTTCGAGTAGGAAACACACACCGAAAATGCACCagcatcattttatttattctatagtttatagtttcacGAATGATCACTAGTTAACTTCATGAATTCGAATAAGTATGAGAATTGAAttacaaaatcagcgaaaatCCACTTCACATCATAAACTAAACATAAAAATGCACTCAAGTgtcaaaaaaatgtcaaaaagcaAATGTTGCCAGATTTTCATagatgagattttttttccgtTGGGGTGTTTGATCAATGGCGTACCGAATAAATATTAACATCTCGCTTCATTTCGAATAATGGCCAACAGATACAAGATATGCAGATGAACCAATTCCATTTTAATCATAAAACTCGTGTAATTCGGTTCCATCGTATGTATTCGGAAAATTTTACTTAAAAACAGAACCAAATGACATTTCCAGCTCAGTGTACTAGTAGCTGACGAAAGTTAATTATTCTTATAAATATGGTTACATTCGACGAAAACAAAACTTATGACACAACGAACAAAGTGACAAATTGTGTTGatatatctcggttaatttttcaaaagagcgtataagcaagtgacagtttctctttgtttactttctcttctattaattaccaagcggttttcacgcttatcactcaactctttcatgaaatgatacccgaaactttcgactttcaaacagaatattgttatcaaagaaaatctttttaataacatcacaataatcgaaagagggagtgattaaagagaaactgtcacttgcttatacgcccttttgaaaaattacccgagataTTTGTcactaatatttattttttcactttatTGAGTCTGTTTCGTTGTGCCAgaagttatattttttttttgtttcaattatagaggttttaacattaatgtcattcgcctcttcgggccagaaaaactttctgaccctatgtgcggggttgggaatcgaacccaagcgggctgcgtgaaaggcatcgacttacccatcacgctatacccgtcccctcagAAGTTATATAATTGTTTCGCTCCAGATTTCTTACTCGAAATTATTAACGACATTTGAATTGAACTATTATTCACAATGACCTCTAATGCGAATCACAGATCACTTACTTTTATCTGCCCTCTTTGCACTGATCGTGCGATTTTCTTTGTTAGACGTGAAGGTAACTTCAGAAAGTTCGTTAGTTTTTCTAAATACTCGACGAAGaattatttcataaaatatgttttataaTGCTACTTAAAGAATTATATAAAATGCTTTCCTATTTATGGGTCAACATTACTTTCAAACGAAGAATGAGCCAAATTTATAATgtaatttttgtacattttttgttgtttttcacGTTGGCGTGTCTCTAATGCTTGAGCTTTAGGGTTTATAGAACTAAGAAATCATGAATTCACGTTTGCCTATAAATTTGAATCAGTGTCGTATCTAGGGGGAAGGGTCAAATGGGGTACTCGCCCCGGGCACAACGTTTTGAGTGGGACGGCAAACCAATCCTTGTGACCACTTTTTTTTACTTGTtcaagtcatctttccggagatggagttcagcttttttttttgctcactaaaccatcGATAGGGGCGGCAAATTTCCTCGGCACGCTTTGGATTCCACTATGAAAAAACTATTTCGTTATGATACTTACGTAATGGTGAACGACCAGATACCGGTATTTCGAAACGCTTTTTGCGTTCTTCATCAGTGTCAGTGTCTTTAGAACAGACTTATAAAGACACTAATGAAGAACGCAAAAAGCGTTTCCCGGTATCTGGTCGTtcactattacgttagtattataacgaaatagttttttaactttttcatacagaaaggctatacaatcactgctaaaatcgacttttcaaccgaggcccggagggctaaaTGTCATTACCAGTTGATTCAGCTCgaggaactgagcaaatgtctgtgtgtatgtgtgtgtgtgtatgtgtgtatgacaaatattgtcattcacttttctcggagatggctttcacaaacttagattcaaatgaaaggtctattgGTCCCATATAATGTTCATGACTTTCACTTGGATCTGACTtcaggttccagaattacaggatgatatgcaacaaatgtgtgaaaataatgtcattcaattttctcggaaatagtcgaaccgattttgacaaacttagattcaaatgaaaggtcttgagataccataagaatatcccaattttcattcggtttGAACCCTGATTCCGGAGGTTGCGTGCTTAGTGTAAAACGTTaataccctgattttttttttcataagctacctctttatattgggtagttttttttattcaaaaaatatttttattcaggcctattcacgtatttttttaataaaagatttttttgaattggatctccatttccctcctgcgaggattgaggggcactttgttcgtgactcgtctcgtcatccattgccgcatcggtggtattgttgttggtttctgtcttcttttcattttcctcattgttcgcagtcttgagttcgttgctaaTTGCTGGAGATGCGCATTGTTGTAcaatggttgcagttgctggttggttggagagtAGGTTGTTAACCGCAGCTGGTGTACttagttctataggggatactgatggtttcattgAAAAGGATGCTTCatagttgttggtggctgtcacaggtgtactggggttgcttggggttggtgtgaagaaagCACCGTTGTCTTTTGGTATAGTTGGCTCCTTAATGTTTACGTgcttcacatagtgcacattgttattgtcttttgcgaattgaattgcatccgacactttataaaactggatgtaaacaacattatttgtcttattgcattgaagtaaatgcacacgtttagtgtcaaaatgcatttgctccttaagcaaaccttcgagttctcgtattgaaggtcgtattttgcactgtctgaagtcaacaaaaattgtgttctttcgtaccggcgatagcttttgttcgtttagttcactcatttcgagatcgttctattgttcactgtacttggtttcttccgtcccgaacataagcggttttgttttatcgactggcttggatgagatgtgaaagcgaactgatattGGCTAGTTAATTTCCTagcttgcagaccatgagagtctgtaactaAGTCCCATGATTGAtctactgaattttatccaagtccgactaccgatacattttttttttaattcagatTTTCATAGagaattgtaaataaatttgtaggtcatatccaGCAAAACACTCAAAACTCTGAACTAACTCAG comes from Malaya genurostris strain Urasoe2022 chromosome 3, Malgen_1.1, whole genome shotgun sequence and encodes:
- the LOC131438621 gene encoding GTPase Era, mitochondrial is translated as MMLVHFRCVFPTRSLNQLNRYSTKLSKNVCDGKELTEANAAGQSKLIKVAIIGVPNAGKSTLINHLIEHRVCPTSMKVHTTRKTARAIQNRAESQLVLFDTPGLVGEREIKKHQLGSNFVSACRHALHNSQLIGVVHDVSNSWTRNTLNPILLKVLKDHAHIPSFLILNKIDTLKSKRVLLDVVRNVTNNQLESIKNYNFKKRKSEAQNAEAKCKSKIDEGWSHFTEIFMVSAITGDGLKEIMNFIYSLAKPGQWEHLADENTDQNPEEMIIQSVRARLLDYLPQEIPYLLQTELEFYENIKGKIFASTVVTCPNERLERLVCGERNGKLRQITERVTSDLIETFSVPVSLTIVTRVQKKQDRD